The Allochromatium tepidum genome has a window encoding:
- the gltB gene encoding glutamate synthase large subunit: MSLRALPPAQGLYDPTLERDACGVGFVCHIKNHKSHAIVRQGLEILERLHHRGAVGADPKAGDGAGILVQIPDAFLRAVLDFELPAVGDYGVGMVFLPRDAEARTRMIETVERHLTEGGQRVLGWRDVPVDNSDLGPSVLPSEPVVRQVFVGRGANCPDQDGFERRLFVIRKRMDNEIRAAGFDKTAYYVVSMSSRTLNYKGMLLADQVGKYYLDLSDERFVSALALVHQRFSTNTFPTWDRAQPFRMICHNGEINTLRGNVNWMAARRHTMRSEILGEDLDSIWPLIPEGQSDSACFDNALELLVMGGYSLAHAMMILIPEAWAGNKQMDAQRRAFYEYHAALMEPWDGPAAVAFTDGRQIGATLDRNGLRPARYLVTNDDMVIMASEMGVLDIAEERIIKKWRLQPGKMFLIDLEQGRIIDDAEIKAELAAAKPYREWLAKTQIHLDELPTNVAPMAPDADTLLDAQQAFGYTQEDIKFLLTPMMLTGQEAVGSMGADNPPSVLSSRAKHLSTYFKQNFAQVTNPPIDPIREELVMSLVSLIGPRPNLLGINEAGKHWRLEVSQPILTNQDLERVRHIEDNSGGAFRTKNLQMVYAAGEGAAGMEGALERLCLEAEAAVLAGYNILILSDRNTNRDNIAIPALLATSAVHHHLIRRGLRTSSGLVVETGAALEVHHFATLAGYGAEAINPYLAFDTIQSLLPSLAESLTFEEAQYRYIKAVGKGLLKVMSKMGISTFQSYCGAQIFDAVGLSQAFLERYFTGTHSRIEGVGLPEVAAEAVRWHGQAYGNEQIYSRHLDVGGDYAYRVRGEDHIWTPETISKLQHATRANDAKTFAEFSRLIDEQSEHLLTLRGLMEFKFAETPIPLEEVEPASEIVKRFATGAMSFGSISYEAHSTLAKAMNAIGAKSNTGEGGEEPERFNPLPDGSPNPERSAIKQVASGRFGVTTEYLVNADDIQIKIAQGAKPGEGGQLPGHKVNAQIARVRHSTPGVGLISPPPHHDIYSIEDLAQLIHDLKNVNPRARISVKLVSEVGVGTVAAGVSKAHADHVTISGYDGGTGASPLTSIKHAGSPWEIGLAETQQTLVLNRLRGRITVQVDGGLRTGRDVVIGALLGADEFGFATAPLIVEGCLMMRKCHLNTCPVGVATQDPELRKKFTGKPEHVINYFFFVAEEVRQLMAKLGFRTIEEMIGQSDRLEMRRAIAHWKAHGLDYSRLLARPQVPAEVAIRHAEPQDHGLDKALDHTLIRQAAPALERGEPVRIETPIRNFNRTFGTLLSGRVAERYGHAGLPDDTIHIKAKGTAGQSLGAWLARGVTLELEGEGNDYVGKGLSGGRIIIYPPAESAIGRAEDNIIVGNTVLYGAITGECFFRGVAGERFCVRNSGATAVVEGVGDHGCEYMTGGITVVLGPTGRNFAAGMSGGVAYVLDEAGDFADRCNLAMVELEPIAEEDAALEANGHQGGDLEMHGRVDITRDMTRHDARRLKLLIERHLEYTDSAVAQRILDDWANMLPKFVKVMPVDYRRALQEMQANQSRPPRTNKPLKGIVEHG; the protein is encoded by the coding sequence ATGAGCCTTCGTGCCCTACCACCCGCACAGGGTCTCTATGACCCAACCCTTGAGCGCGACGCCTGCGGCGTCGGCTTCGTCTGTCACATCAAGAATCACAAGAGCCATGCGATCGTCCGGCAGGGCCTGGAGATCCTGGAGCGGCTGCACCATCGCGGTGCGGTGGGCGCCGATCCCAAGGCCGGCGACGGCGCGGGCATTCTGGTGCAGATCCCGGACGCCTTCCTGCGCGCGGTGCTCGATTTCGAGCTGCCGGCGGTCGGTGACTATGGCGTGGGCATGGTATTCCTGCCGCGCGACGCCGAAGCACGCACACGCATGATCGAGACCGTCGAGCGGCATCTGACCGAGGGCGGTCAGCGGGTGCTGGGCTGGCGCGATGTGCCGGTCGACAACAGCGACCTGGGGCCGAGCGTGCTGCCCTCCGAGCCCGTGGTGCGTCAGGTGTTCGTCGGGCGCGGTGCGAATTGCCCGGATCAGGACGGCTTCGAGCGCCGTCTGTTCGTCATCCGCAAGCGCATGGACAACGAGATCCGAGCCGCCGGTTTCGACAAGACGGCCTATTACGTGGTCTCGATGTCCTCGCGCACGCTCAATTACAAGGGAATGCTGCTGGCCGATCAGGTCGGCAAGTATTACCTGGACCTGAGCGACGAGCGTTTCGTCTCGGCGCTGGCGCTGGTGCATCAGCGCTTCTCGACCAACACCTTCCCGACCTGGGATCGGGCCCAGCCGTTCCGCATGATCTGCCACAACGGCGAGATCAATACCCTGCGCGGTAACGTCAACTGGATGGCCGCGCGCCGGCATACGATGCGCTCGGAGATCCTGGGCGAGGATCTGGACTCGATCTGGCCGCTGATCCCTGAGGGGCAGTCGGATTCGGCCTGCTTCGACAACGCGCTGGAACTCCTGGTGATGGGCGGCTATTCGCTGGCCCACGCCATGATGATCCTGATCCCGGAAGCCTGGGCGGGCAACAAGCAGATGGACGCCCAGCGGCGCGCCTTCTACGAATACCACGCGGCGCTGATGGAGCCCTGGGACGGACCGGCGGCGGTGGCCTTCACCGATGGGCGTCAGATCGGCGCCACGCTCGACCGCAATGGTCTGCGCCCGGCGCGCTATCTGGTCACCAACGACGACATGGTGATCATGGCCTCCGAGATGGGCGTGCTCGACATCGCCGAGGAGCGCATCATCAAAAAATGGCGCCTGCAGCCGGGCAAGATGTTCCTGATCGATCTGGAGCAGGGGCGCATCATCGACGATGCGGAGATCAAAGCCGAGCTGGCCGCCGCCAAGCCCTATCGCGAGTGGCTGGCCAAGACTCAGATCCATCTCGACGAGCTGCCGACCAATGTCGCGCCCATGGCGCCGGATGCCGACACCCTGCTCGATGCCCAGCAGGCGTTCGGCTACACGCAGGAAGACATCAAGTTCCTGCTCACGCCGATGATGCTCACCGGTCAGGAGGCCGTCGGCTCGATGGGTGCGGACAATCCGCCCTCGGTACTTTCCAGCCGCGCCAAGCATCTGTCGACCTATTTCAAGCAGAACTTCGCCCAAGTCACCAATCCGCCGATCGATCCGATCCGCGAGGAACTGGTGATGTCGCTGGTGTCGCTGATCGGACCGCGTCCGAATCTGCTCGGCATCAATGAGGCCGGCAAGCACTGGCGGCTGGAGGTCAGTCAACCGATCCTGACCAATCAGGATCTGGAGCGGGTGCGCCATATCGAGGACAACTCGGGCGGGGCCTTCCGCACCAAGAACCTGCAGATGGTCTACGCCGCCGGCGAGGGCGCGGCGGGTATGGAAGGAGCGCTGGAGCGGCTGTGTCTGGAGGCCGAGGCGGCGGTGCTGGCCGGCTACAACATCCTGATCCTGTCGGACCGCAACACCAATCGCGACAACATCGCCATCCCGGCGCTGCTGGCGACCTCGGCCGTGCATCACCATCTGATCCGGCGCGGGCTGCGCACCAGTTCGGGTCTGGTGGTGGAGACGGGCGCGGCGCTGGAGGTGCATCACTTCGCGACCCTGGCCGGCTATGGGGCCGAGGCGATCAATCCCTATCTGGCCTTCGATACCATTCAGTCGCTGTTGCCGTCGCTGGCCGAGTCGCTGACGTTCGAGGAGGCGCAGTACCGCTATATCAAGGCGGTCGGCAAGGGGCTGCTGAAGGTGATGTCCAAGATGGGCATCTCGACCTTCCAGTCCTATTGCGGGGCGCAGATCTTCGATGCGGTGGGGCTGAGTCAGGCGTTCCTGGAGCGCTATTTCACCGGCACCCACAGCCGGATCGAGGGCGTGGGTCTGCCCGAAGTGGCGGCCGAAGCGGTGCGCTGGCACGGCCAAGCCTATGGCAACGAGCAGATCTACAGCCGGCATCTGGACGTGGGCGGCGACTATGCCTATCGGGTGCGCGGCGAGGATCACATCTGGACGCCGGAGACCATCTCCAAGCTCCAGCACGCCACGCGCGCCAACGATGCCAAGACCTTCGCCGAGTTCTCGCGCCTGATCGACGAGCAGAGCGAACATCTGCTGACCCTGCGCGGGCTGATGGAGTTCAAGTTCGCCGAGACGCCGATTCCGCTGGAGGAGGTCGAGCCGGCGAGCGAGATCGTCAAGCGTTTTGCGACCGGTGCCATGTCCTTCGGGTCGATCAGCTACGAGGCGCATTCGACCCTGGCCAAGGCAATGAACGCCATCGGCGCCAAGTCCAACACAGGTGAAGGCGGCGAGGAGCCTGAGCGCTTCAATCCGTTGCCGGACGGGTCGCCGAATCCGGAGCGCTCGGCCATCAAGCAGGTGGCATCGGGTCGCTTCGGCGTCACCACCGAGTATCTGGTCAACGCCGACGACATCCAGATCAAGATCGCCCAGGGCGCCAAGCCCGGCGAGGGCGGTCAGTTGCCGGGGCACAAGGTCAATGCGCAGATCGCGCGCGTGCGTCATTCGACGCCGGGCGTGGGCCTGATCTCGCCGCCGCCGCATCACGACATCTATTCGATCGAGGATCTGGCCCAGCTCATCCATGACCTGAAGAACGTCAATCCCAGGGCGCGCATCTCGGTCAAGCTGGTGTCCGAGGTCGGGGTCGGGACGGTCGCGGCGGGGGTGTCCAAGGCCCATGCCGATCATGTGACCATTTCGGGCTATGACGGCGGCACGGGCGCCAGTCCGCTGACCTCGATCAAGCATGCCGGGTCGCCCTGGGAGATCGGGTTGGCCGAGACGCAGCAGACGCTGGTACTCAACCGCTTGCGCGGGCGGATTACGGTGCAGGTCGACGGAGGCTTGCGCACCGGACGCGACGTGGTGATCGGGGCGTTGCTGGGAGCCGATGAGTTCGGCTTCGCCACCGCGCCGCTGATCGTCGAAGGCTGTCTGATGATGCGCAAGTGTCATCTGAACACCTGTCCGGTCGGCGTGGCGACTCAGGATCCGGAACTGCGCAAGAAGTTCACCGGCAAGCCCGAGCATGTCATCAACTATTTCTTCTTCGTCGCCGAGGAAGTGCGTCAGTTGATGGCCAAGCTCGGCTTCCGCACGATCGAGGAGATGATCGGGCAGTCGGATCGGCTGGAGATGCGCCGTGCGATCGCGCACTGGAAGGCGCATGGGCTGGATTACAGCCGCTTGCTGGCCCGTCCGCAGGTGCCGGCAGAGGTGGCGATCCGTCACGCCGAACCCCAGGATCATGGTCTCGACAAAGCACTCGATCACACACTGATCCGTCAGGCGGCGCCGGCGCTGGAGCGCGGCGAGCCGGTGCGCATCGAGACGCCGATCCGCAACTTCAACCGCACCTTCGGCACCCTGCTCTCGGGTCGGGTGGCGGAGCGCTACGGTCATGCCGGTCTGCCGGACGACACCATCCACATCAAGGCCAAGGGCACGGCGGGTCAGTCGCTCGGCGCCTGGCTGGCGCGGGGCGTGACCCTGGAGCTGGAAGGCGAAGGCAACGACTATGTCGGCAAGGGCCTGTCGGGCGGTCGCATCATCATCTATCCGCCGGCCGAGTCCGCGATCGGACGCGCCGAGGACAACATCATCGTCGGCAATACCGTGCTCTATGGGGCGATCACGGGCGAGTGCTTCTTCCGTGGAGTGGCGGGCGAGCGCTTCTGCGTGCGCAACTCGGGCGCGACGGCGGTAGTCGAGGGCGTGGGCGATCACGGCTGTGAGTACATGACCGGCGGCATCACCGTGGTGTTGGGGCCGACCGGACGCAACTTCGCCGCCGGGATGTCGGGCGGTGTGGCCTATGTGCTGGACGAGGCCGGGGACTTCGCCGACCGCTGCAATCTGGCGATGGTGGAGCTGGAGCCGATCGCCGA
- a CDS encoding DUF2272 domain-containing protein produces MRPSQTKARPQRRPTRTVPATRAAHRVLALVLSLMLVSCATPPESLGPDGRTGTWIGRPIGAPPAPNPALKRAIIARAEQEWAYFGRQEVVFKGAVESIPLVGDWEDDGPRQSNRVNAYWRAVGESRLTGMDCRQPWSAAFIGWIMRNAGVPEHQFRPSIAHWTYLADLIASADLPGRYFVPRRLQDYSPEPGDLICAYRAPSRVVMVDGYVSAGALNGVRAHCDLVTGKHGRTLEVIGGNVRNSVSKVRLELDGRGRLQPFPRRPWFLIIQNRL; encoded by the coding sequence ATGCGCCCTTCACAGACCAAGGCCCGGCCCCAGCGCCGACCGACCCGCACAGTCCCCGCCACACGCGCGGCTCATCGCGTCCTGGCCCTGGTTCTGAGCCTGATGCTCGTCTCCTGCGCGACGCCGCCCGAATCGCTCGGCCCGGACGGGCGCACGGGTACCTGGATCGGACGCCCCATCGGCGCGCCGCCGGCGCCGAATCCGGCACTCAAGCGCGCCATCATCGCCCGCGCCGAGCAGGAATGGGCCTACTTCGGCCGTCAGGAGGTCGTCTTCAAGGGTGCGGTGGAGAGCATCCCGCTCGTCGGCGACTGGGAGGACGACGGCCCCCGTCAGAGCAACAGGGTCAACGCCTACTGGCGCGCGGTCGGCGAGTCCAGGCTGACCGGGATGGATTGCCGGCAACCCTGGTCGGCGGCCTTCATCGGCTGGATCATGCGCAACGCGGGTGTCCCGGAGCATCAATTCCGGCCCTCGATCGCCCACTGGACCTATCTGGCCGATCTGATCGCATCCGCGGATCTGCCCGGACGCTATTTCGTGCCGCGCCGCCTCCAGGACTACAGCCCAGAGCCCGGCGACCTGATCTGTGCCTACCGCGCGCCATCGCGCGTGGTCATGGTCGACGGCTATGTCAGCGCCGGCGCGCTCAACGGGGTCAGGGCGCATTGCGATCTCGTGACAGGCAAGCATGGCCGGACCCTGGAGGTCATCGGCGGCAACGTGCGCAACTCGGTCTCCAAGGTCCGGCTCGAACTCGACGGCCGGGGGCGCCTGCAACCCTTTCCACGGCGTCCCTGGTTCCTGATCATACAGAATCGCCTATGA